TGCGTCAGGAAGGATGGTGCGCTTTACTGCACTTTTGCGGCGGCTCACTTCTTCTTACCTCCCTTGGCGGCTGCAGCAGCCGCGGCGCCCTTCTTGGGGCGCTTGGTGCCGTACTTCGAACGGCTCTGGTTACGGCCGTTGACGCCCGATGCGTCAAGCGTGCCGCGAACGATGTGGTAACGCACGCCGGGAAGGTCCTTCACACGACCACCGCGCACGAGCACGATCGAGTGCTCCTGCAGGTTGTGTCCTTCGCCGGGGATGTAGGCCGTCACCTCGAGCTGGTTCGTGAGACGAACACGCGCAACCTTGCGCAGCGCCGAGTTGGGCTTCTTGGGCGTCGTGGTGTAGACGCGGGTGCACACGCCACGCTTGAACGGATTGCTCTTGAGCGCGGGTGCCTTGGACTTCTCCACCACGTCCTTACGGGCGCGGCGGACCAGCTGATTGATCGTAGGCATTCTAGGATGGTTGCCCGGACGGCCTGGCCGGCCGGGTGTTCGAACTCCGACATCTACGTGGATCGCCGCAGCCAGAGGTACTGGAGGCCACGGCGGCACGGAACAGAACCCTAAGCTTAGTCCGGGTCGGCGGGTGGGTCAACCGGGTCCGGCAAGCTCCCGCGAGCCGGGCGGACTACTTGGCGGCGACTTTGGCCTTGACCAGGTCGGCGATCTTCTTTTCCAAGGCGCCCATCGACGAGCAGCGCACGTCGCTGCTGGCGGCCGTGGTGGCGTTCTTCCCTGTTCCCTCGAGCGTGGTTTGGACGACACTCCCGCCGGCGTCGTTCGGGATGATGCGCGACTTCACCGTCAGCAGGAGCTGGTAGGTTTCCGCGTTCGGCATGCCCGAGTCCCCGCCGCAGTCCAGCGCCCGCATCGTCGGCACATCGCCGATCCGGCGGCGCACCCGGTACGCGTTGTTTCCGATCGTCCGCGTCTGCTGGTTCAACTCGGTGACCGGAATCGTGAGCGAGGCATAGGCTTCCTGCAGCGCCGCCCAGGCTTTCTCGACGGGCGCGTTGATCAGGACGCTATTGACCTCCGTGGTCGAGACCATGTTGATCCCGGTGGCGGAGCCTTGCGCGTTCTGAATGACCGCCGTCTGCACGCTACTGGTTCCGAAGTCCCCGCTCTTGCTGGCGGACTTGCTTGCGCAGCCCGTCATCGCGGCGAGCAACACAGCCGCGGAAAGCACCACCGAGACACGACGCCCGGCATCGCGGTGAATCGCCAGCAGACGTTTCGACGTAATCATTGGGGACTCCGCGGCATCGCTGCCGGCTCCTTCGGGTGTCTTAACAGCGGGACTGGGGTAACGTACCTGAGGGTAGGAAGGTGCGCTAATCAGGTCCCGAGTCACCTCCGGTGGTAGACTGGAGGGTGACGCGCAGTGACCACACCGGACCATTGGTTTTCCGTGAGAATGCCGTGAGCGACTTCCAAGACCGACTCCAACGCGCCCTCGACGGCGAGTTCCTGATCGAACGGGAACTCGGCGGGGCCGGCATGTCCCGTGTCTTTGTGGCCACGGAGCGCGCCCTCCAGCGCCGCGTCGTGGTCAAGGTGCTGCCACCAGAGCTGGCGGCGGGCGTGAACGTTGAGCGCTTCCGCCGCGAGATCCAACTGGCGGCGCAATTGCAGCATCCGCATATCGTGCCGTTACTCTCTGCCGGCGACGACGACGGGTTACTGTGGTTCTCGATGCCGTACATCGAGGGCGAGTCGTTGCGCGGTACGCTGAACAAGGCGAAGCGTCTCGCGCCGCGCGA
This region of Gemmatimonas groenlandica genomic DNA includes:
- the rpsL gene encoding 30S ribosomal protein S12, giving the protein MPTINQLVRRARKDVVEKSKAPALKSNPFKRGVCTRVYTTTPKKPNSALRKVARVRLTNQLEVTAYIPGEGHNLQEHSIVLVRGGRVKDLPGVRYHIVRGTLDASGVNGRNQSRSKYGTKRPKKGAAAAAAAKGGKKK